Proteins encoded in a region of the Plasmodium cynomolgi strain B DNA, scaffold: 0700, whole genome shotgun sequence genome:
- a CDS encoding CYIR protein (putative;~vir-type antigen) encodes MKNSINEICEDYFCFQFDSCSDIHKLYDEKCFDLIICNEYKEDVIYESYIKRDVLITRYKDFDAYKVSCEPKKKNKQCKFTRKYSNSY; translated from the exons ATGaaaaattctattaatgaaatatgcgAAGATTACTTTTGCTTTCAATTCGATTCTTGT AGTGATATTCAtaaattgtatgatgagaaatgttTCGATTTGATAATATGTAACGAGTATAAAGAGGACGTTATATATGAATCATATATAAAGCGTGATGTACTAATTACACGATACAAGGATTTTGATGCATATAAAGTATCATgtgaaccaaaaaaaaaaaataagcaatgTAAATTTACTCGGAAATATTCAAATTCTTATTAA